In the Topomyia yanbarensis strain Yona2022 chromosome 3, ASM3024719v1, whole genome shotgun sequence genome, one interval contains:
- the LOC131688796 gene encoding juvenile hormone esterase-like, producing MHFAAFISIGIIISNSVVADSCSKPPVVHTALGSIKGSVLESRLGRQFFAFRGIRYAQPPTRDLRFQAPKPVTAWEDLLDATEDGPMCPQPAYNRSEVSEDCLRLNVYTKQIPGELIRIRPQSVLVYIHPGGFYAFSGQSRNNAGPQYLMDQDIVLVTINYRLGSLGFMSTGTADCPGNAGLKDQVMALRWIRDHISSFGGNPDSVTLMGYSAGALSSTLHLISPMSRGLFHRAIVMSAAATSQVDIPTDQIELARKQAALLGCEVTPTEKMVACLRQKPATEFADSLEYMFVISWNPVLLWKPVVEPNLGQERFLDRDPTEAFLKGDFTKVPIIAGITKDEFAGPAVAFLKNETLRNELDQNFDTLAPVLFLYERHTEESRNRSKLLREKFLGDESLSLSNSLTGLNYLFADSLIGFAMHRFIQLASRHTTVYQYKFSYVGRYSFLYYPDDKTPYGAVHHDDLLYLLVIPSRAPIFNVTDPENSTVERLTGMWSTFAKTGNPNKADKISMPDWIPVSSTEDHYLNIGQELVMERGLFTERFAFWDQLFPIPSVKND from the exons ATGCATTTCGCCGCATTTATTTCGATTGGAATTATTATTTCCAACAGTGTAGTAGCAGATAGTTGTTCAAAACCACCTGTCGTTCACACTGCACTTGGTTCTATCAAAGGATCTGTTTTGGAAAGTCGACTAGGAAGACAATTCTTTGCATTTCGCGGCATTCGCTACGCTCAACCACCCACCAGAGATTTACGTTTCCAGGCTCCGAAACCAGTCACCGCATGGGAAGACCTGCTGGATGCTACCGAAGATGGACCGATGTGTCCCCAGCCAGCCTACAACCGAAGCGAAGTTTCGGAAGATTGCCTCCGCCTCAATGTATACACTAAGCAAATCCCAGGAGAATTGATTCGAATTCGCCCCCAGAGCGTGCTGGTTTACATTCATCCCGGAGGATTTTACGCTTTCTCTGGACAGAGTCGGAACAACGCAGGTCCGCAGTACCTCATGGATCAAGACATTGTCCTGGTTACAATCAACTATCGGCTAGGTTCACTTGGCTTTATGAGCACTGGGACGGCAGATTGCCCAGGGAATGCCGGTCTGAAAGACCAAGTGATGGCCCTTCGATGGATCCGGGATCACATTTCCAGTTTCGGCGGTAATCCGGACTCGGTCACACTGATGGGATATAGCGCAGGAGCGTTAAGCTCGACGCTACATTTGATATCGCCCATGTCCCGCGGACTATTCCACCGGGCGATCGTAATGAGTGCTGCGGCAACCAGTCAAGTGGATATACCAACCGATCAAATCGAACTTGCTCGTAAACAGGCTGCTCTATTGGGATGCGAAGTGACACCCACAGAGAAAATGGTTGCCTGTTTGCGCCAGAAACCCGCGACGGAGTTCGCCGATAGCTTAGAGTATATGTTTGTGATTTCGTGGAATCCAGTGCTGCTGTGGAAGCCGGTAGTTGAGCCAAACCTGGGCCAGGAACGTTTCCTCGATCGAGATCCGACGGAGGCATTCTTGAAAGGTGATTTCACGAAGGTGCCAATAATCGCAGGAATTACAAAGGACGAATTTGCTGGCCCTGCAGTGGCATTCTTGAAAAATGAAACGCTTAGAAATGAGCTAGATCAAAACTTCGATACTCTTGCACCAGTTCTGTTCCTGTATGAAAGGCACACTGAGGAGTCCAGAAACAGGAGCAAACTGTTGCGAGAGAAATTTCTTGGCGATGAAAGCCTTAGCCTTAGCAATTCGTTGACGGGGTTGAATTAT CTCTTCGCCGACAGCCTAATTGGATTCGCAATGCATCGGTTCATACAACTGGCATCCCGTCATACGACCGTTTATCAGTATAAATTTTCTTACGTTGGACGATACAGTTTCTTATATTATCCGGACGATAAAACACCATACGGAGCGGTTCATCATGATGATCTACTGTATCTGCTAGTCATTCCATCAAGGGCACctattttcaatgttactgatccggAAAATTCAACCGTTGAAAGGCTTACCGGAATGTGGAGCACCTTTGCGAAAACCGG AAATCCAAACAAAGCCGATAAAATATCAATGCCGGATTGGATTCCCGTTAGCAGCACCGAGGATCACTACCTAAACATCGGGCAGGAGCTGGTGATGGAAAGAGGACTTTTCACTGAGCGATTTGCTTTCTGGGACCAACTGTTTCCAATTCCCTCAGTGAAGAATGATTGA